GTGTCATAAGGGTCACGAAAAAGctgtctacgtcttggtgctctcatgctcgtttcaATAACTTGCTGGCTCCCCgtacactgctttgcataacttcgattcccacagtgcgtcgGATATGCCGGCTTTTTCTTCAAACTTTCGAACTTTGCTGCCTACGAGAAATTGGCAAATTTAATTGCGTTGTAACTCTGTGAGGGCTCTTTCTATGGCGTACTGAATAAAATGGACACTGTCAGAGGGCAAAGGGTAAGCATGTACGATGATTTATTATTCCTATTCGTATTGTTATTACGGCAGCTGCTGCCAGTTTTTACAGCCTAAGCTTTAATCATCAATTCAATATTTAGCGTGGGTCCTCTCTATTGTTTTATTCCTGTAATCATGCCTTATCATATTTAACCAAGGCATTGCTTCCGAGCAATTGTGTTTTAATGCGACAGTATTTCTACGGATTCGGAGTATATAGACTGTTCTTTTTACCGTCTCCGTTGGTGGCGTTGTTCTGTCACGGCATCGATGCTGCTTGTACGGCCCGCTCACGGTGTGTTAGGTTTGTATAGACGTGAGGCGTAGTGGGGGCGTTTGGCGACAAAATCTATGAAAGAAAGTGGACGCAATGACACACTATCAAGCTTTGCTTTAACGGCTCTGAAGCCGAGCCGTCTTGCTCAGTTCGCTTCGTTGTTTTGCGCACAAGCAGTTGTGTCCATACAGTAGTACTACATTTTCTTCTGTCTCACGTCGTGCACGATCGATGTCCGACGCCTACAACGCACTCCACATCACGCCAGCGTTTAAGATGCCTAGTAGTTCCCTTCGTGCTCTTTCTGCTCTGCACATTCAGTTGCTTTGCGTTCTGTTTCTGCATTGGGCCAACATTTCGATTGAGCGACTTGTTAGAACCCCTTCGTAGAGGCTTAAGTAAAAAGTTCAAACTTGCTATCTCTTTAAGAGTTTTGCGCATGGGGTGAGACTGAAAAATTTTAAACTAAAGTATTTATTTTCCTATTCCCACTAAGATTTACCTGTTTCGCTTTCTTGTCTTTGTTACGAATCACACGTGATGTTCTTTTTTGTGTTGCGAGTGTGTACGATGCTATGAATCTCACACCGATTGTCGCAGCAGTTGAGATGGGTACTAGAAGAAGACCGCCCCCATCCCCTTCCCCTCAGCAGGCGTTATTCAAGAGTGGAAGCGTTGGCGTGCTGCAGTCGATTGTATCCGGATGCCGCAAAACCCGAGGAAGCCAGGAAACTGCAATTACAACAATCGTTACACGTGTAACACAAACTAGCTGCGCTAGAAATAGCTAAACAAAACCTCTATCATGAAAATAGTTAGTGTTGCTCTGCGAAATTGGCCCGCACTAACTTAGACAATGATCGTAAATGTGTTCTGCTTAAATTTTTTGTAGCATCGGCCCATTCAAGCATGGCTTTTGGGGTTGCTGCTTCGCATTTGTGAAAGCTCACCTTTCAGATCGAAGTTTTTCAGTATGTTAAGGGCCTCTAGAAGCACTGCACCCTGTGTGGGAAGCGTCGTCGTATGCACTGAAACTTCCCTGTACGTGGTGGACGCGGGCTCTGTCTCAATGGGCTCAGTAGACTCCAGGTGATCGGAGAGGTCTTCGGTGGACAAGACGCCACCCGCCCGATGCACGGCTTCGACAATGCCTTCAGCCACACATTCCTTATATATCACCTGCGGTCCCTCATGGCCGAGTCTCTGTGGAGAACCAATTTAATACTGATGTCTGAAGCAATAATCCATGATGAAAATTCACAGAGCATGGTGTTTTTCTCCCAGCATTGCTAACGACAAGAACACGATGCATTTTACAACTGCCAAATTATGTACTGCGTCGGAACGGCAGAGTGTACGGCACTGTTTGATGCCGCTTCTATTGAGTAGTTCCATTGTCGTCCGACAGCTTTTTTCAGTAGGTTAGTAAAGTAGTGCCTAGAGAGCCGCCGGATCCTATACACCACAAGTAGGTGGCATCGTAATGTATCGTTGCAAGGGAGGTCATATTAGCACTACTGTGCAGGCAGGGATATAGAATGCGCAGTACTGCACAGACGCGTTGTGACAAAATCGCAGAGAACTTACTTGCAAAGCAATAAATATTCTTGGAGATTTTGATTCTCTGCTCTAGCTGTTTTCTAAAGTCTTTTTGAGAATGCTTGTGGCAGACCTCAGCCGAAGTCGATTAAAGCCAGTTTGCTGTTCTGGCAGTGCAAAACACACAACTGCGCAACCCTCTTTTGAATGGTCTAATTATGCCTTCTTTTTTGAAACCAGCATCTCCTTTTCGTGCATTGGATGCAACCTGAAAATTGCATCGCAAGGTTTATTGACCTCATTACAAGGCGCTCACTGGCAGTGTCAATTATGCTTTGCCAAATGACTTTGGCATTCTATGTTAGTCAAATTTCTATTATTAAGGCTTGTCTAAGAGCATTCTCACTTGCCTTGCTAGTACAATCTTTCAATTGTTATGATACCATAATATATATGCAATAATGAGCGATTGCGTGTTGTGGCTTTTGCGACCATGGTTGGCTGTGGGCGAGTTCGAATGGTAATCTATAAGGAAGCTCTTACTTAATTTGATTATCGGCCAAAAAATGTTTGCGCATTTCTTATCTCGAGTTTCGCAAAGACAACGCACTCTGTATTCTCTTTTCATTTATTGCGCTAAATAAGTTGAAGCAGTATTTGTGAAAATGGCAAACGGTATATTTGCAGTTCTCGATCCTTGAAAGCTTGTTCAACAAGAACTTCATGCGGTGTTCGCATTTTCATCTATGTGCAAGGGGGGTAAACAGCTgatttattttacagcgtaagcagatatgagctcattccaatagccgcttcggttcccgatggtgtccgccgccgccgccgccattggggaccgtaaccgctatggccggaaatgcaaaaaaaaaagaacccgcgcccgctgcgtggaagccagatactctaccactgagccactcAAGCGCTTGATATCGgacagcggaaaaatgccctgtAAACAGTCCCTAGgcaggcgcacaggcgcagatgacccgagcctccgccagtacggtgacgccatctaggttaaggcacctgcaaacgcagcgtgcgcaggcgcagactatgagatgcgattcagacgaggcgagcaataataaaaaaacgcgatcgccagcctccgccagtatggtggcgccatctagttacggtgcctgcaaatgcaacctgcgcacgcacacacgaagagatgcgattcagacgaggcgcgcaatcaacgcgattccgatgtgagatgtgcgccacgtaatTTCGATAAGTCTTCCGTACACGTtttggcgtctcctcgcaaggtacgaaccgctgctgaagaagcgaatcgtagagctacgtgcacggctacaaccaggcattatcgggctcagcagactgctgtacagagagcattacaagccgcagatcgccgtcgacgccggtGCAGAGTTCAAATtgttctcatcaaaacgaggcgaagagactttgtggCGAAGACcttggtgtgcgtggtgccgaaataggagcaactcttgagccgctccaccagctcacgctgtgactgtgctgcctgcgccgcgcaggcctgtgactttttttaacaATGATTCTTAGTCACGTGTGGATTACTTCAGCCTGGTCAATCAAGACTAAGTTCTAGGGAGGGTGTATGTGCTTGTCATAGATCGGTCATTGTGTTCTCATCAATAGAGGCTGTCAATAAGCGTTTCAACTAAAACATAGTAAAATGATAGTATATACGGCAATAGTATTGTCTCTTGAATCACTGCTTATTTGATATGTCACAGGAATGACATTTGCTTGTTCATCTGTAGTAAAATCAAACGTCATATGAGTTTTGTAAATTTGCCAGTAATCTGTGGCTTCGGTAGTATGCGACCCAGTTGACCAACGATAGTAGATAGCCTTCATTCTACCTCTACAGGAGGCAGTTCAATCCAATCGTCCCGTCACGAATGCAGACATTGCCGCTTCATTGAACGACATGTCCTGTTCCCCACGCGCTGTACACAGGCGACAAAAGCTGAAAATAAAAGCGTTACTAGCTGGCCGGACTAATTATTTTTAGGACTCAAATACGTTCATCAAATAAGAACATCAAATACGTTCACAGACTTGCCTTTTCCTTTTTGCATAAATACCGACAGCACTGAATGTTAGAACGTAGAAGAAGTAGAATATCAAGCTGCAGCAGTTCCGAAAATGAGGTCACCCAAACCCAGCAATGGTTTAGAAACCCATACAAAACAATCGATAAGCAAATTATTGGTAACGCAAGAATTTGTCAAAACAGACTCAAGAATATCCCTGccaataacaaaaagaagaaacgTATGCGTGCCAACAGGCACAACGAAACATTATTTGAGACATTATAACACTGCAAGCTTATAAAGGAGCGACACAAGTAGCATTCAGAGATAGAAAGATAAAATAATATACAACACACCCGATAACTGACCCAAAATCAGATGCAATGACCTCGATATATTTTGTCGCCGGTCTAGGAGCTGAAAAAGGGAAAAAATGTTGTGCGTTGACTTCCGGATACTTGCCTTCAAAAGCGCGGCCAGTGGCTTGTTCACCAATATCTGACCAAGTGGGGGCACATTGTTGTCCTCGTTCAGGAAATGCCGGCCACCGGGTATACGTTTGAAACGGTTGTGCATGGCCCGCCAGATGTCCTGCTTCACGTGATCCATAGGGAATCCGTTCTCGGTGTAGTTGACCGCCGGCGCTAAAAGCTCCGACATGCTAAGCTGCGTGATACAAGCGGCAGGATTACATACGTGTTCGATTGCTCTGAAGCACACTGCTATACTTTCAAGAAGCCATAATGTCTACGTCTACGTTTAGAAGTAGGTAGCATTACCAACAGTTTTCGTTTTGAGCAGAGATATCAATCATTGGACTAAACATCATGTAACACCGTCATAGAGCCATATCTGCAAACAGTCCAATATCACGAGTGCAATCAATCCCTCGCTATCACGGACTGCAGTTACTTTGCCTTCATACATACCATTTATTCTTGTTATAACAGACGACCGTTTCTTTTACAAACTACATCGGTAAACATATAGGCCTCAAACCTCACAAGCAATATGCAGACATACCATACGGCATATTGTGTATATACCTGCTAAAGTCAGATACTGTGGTATAATATTACTGGGATCAATCTTGAGACACATCGTTTCTGGTTGCTCTCGTTCTGCCTTTTTTGTCTCCACTGCTACTATATTTACATCTATTGACCGGCTGTGCTTAATGCCAATGAA
This region of Dermacentor silvarum isolate Dsil-2018 chromosome 5, BIME_Dsil_1.4, whole genome shotgun sequence genomic DNA includes:
- the LOC119454427 gene encoding glutathione hydrolase proenzyme-like, which encodes MSELLAPAVNYTENGFPMDHVKQDIWRAMHNRFKRIPGGRHFLNEDNNVPPLGQILVNKPLAALLKRLGHEGPQVIYKECVAEGIVEAVHRAGGVLSTEDLSDHLESTEPIETEPASTTYREVSVHTTTLPTQGAVLLEALNILKNFDLKDVKHIPGQFEHVVIEALRHSIADGLRYVGDPCTGGSLNEMLSHQRARNSATMVDFDRPAGSRPSWSTCGGGQRLKSSSPGLVSPGEGCP